Part of the Nerophis lumbriciformis linkage group LG24, RoL_Nlum_v2.1, whole genome shotgun sequence genome, ctctacagcaggcgcgtccaaactttttccaccaaaggccattctaaaaaatGCATGAATGGGGGAAGATTTCCACTTTGATACATGTTGTACATTAAATATGCTAAAAACGTTTCAATGTGCATCAATTAGTTTATGCTTATCTATTGGAAAAAATACTAGAGGTGACAAAGCATAGAATTGTGAATGTTATAGCGAGTATATACCTCATTATAGGGGTGAtcaaaaaaacgattcacatctGTATTGCCATTCTTATTAATTCTGATTGTTTTGCATAGAGAAGACCTAAAGACATCTTTAAAAATTATGTtttgaaaaaagtttttatttagtgtagaaaaattcagtgtcaacaaaatatgtatttttacacaaccttaaaacaacctttttttttacagaaaacttttgttttaaattcgatgtaaaaaatatttatacaacaaaaatatatatttttctacactgaaaacttttttttacaaaagaaaaaaagaaaaacttttttaagCCATCTCCATCCAACTAGGGGGAGCTTTTCTtagctgtaacctgttttgaaagttCCATTATACCAAATACATTGTGGGAATCGgtctgaatcgagaattgattctaaaTCGAATCGTCACCTCAGAAATCAAAACCAGATCCAATCATTTGATGCCCAAAGACTCATTAACATCTATACATTTTTCAGTACTTGAAttaatcaattttaaaaaatggcGCCTAGGCTgcagtttttagggacctactgcataaTAAAAACCACTAGTCGAAGATCCTCGGCATTACAggaacactttgctgtttttaaagacccacTGCACAAAAAAGAAACCCgagccaaagatcctctgtatgtatgtatgtatgtatgtatgtatgtacgtacgtacgtatcagtgacgtgcagtcactagaggcaggtgaggccccgcctcacctgccatcatggaaagaaaaaaaatgttaagaaagaaaaaaattaaattgttatatgtatccagtgattatactataaagttattttccatttaacttcaccagttttagattatttttattcaaaatcgctgaattttcacatttgccgttcaaatactgagaagagacggtgcggtgatcagcagccagttgaggcacgtcactcagtgcctcaacatggattgcgcaatgactcggctaactgctggcctgctttgcagtgagactgtattgctatatgaattatattatacatttccatagtttagttagctgaggtatataatgtacagtgtattttgtcaacaactgtatgtgtgtaacgtatttcttgtgctgagcgatcataaaacggctgtaaaagacgcactggctgaggctccagtaatcccgcctcctgcacccccgccgtagaattgttatatcaactaaagcccacacttaaactttccacgtgcaagattgaatctatttaaaaaagttatttcataagaagccaaaaagtgcaaaaacaataatgttcgtgttgaaggagttgtgaatgactgcagactGAAGGTGTatttaattcacaactcctccaacacaaacattattgtttttgcactttttggcttcttattaaataacttttgtaacctattttcatgggctttcctcgttgtgatgttaagttcctgttatgcgctgttatacagtatatgccttgagctcttattttgaaggcgctaagagcggaagtgatgacacgctgcggaggtttttgaaagaaggtaaataaagtagtcctcgtgtaaactggagcctccgtgtttgttattttgtagtttcatacagtataggcgacatttataaaccctcggttacacttttttaaatagattcaatcttgcacgtggaaagtttaagtgagggctttagttgcggcgcatggacttaatttataagaaaaggtaagaccataataacgtttttttttattaaatgtgctttttttgtgtgctagtttgtatgtgtaaagttaaagttaagttaaagtaccaatgattgtcacacacacactaggtgtaatgaaatttgtcgtctgcatttgacccatccccttgatcaccccctgggaggtgaggggagcagtgggcagcagcggcgccgcgcccgggaataatttttggttaattaacccccaattccaacccttgatgctgagtgccaagcagggaagaatgctggtatgagcttttaaacataacccgttaactgctgccaatcaaatggtgaataagatactctttagggttcatatgtttgtaaatctgactgtgatgaagtcagtgcctcaccagccatcaacctcaccgcacgtcactggtatatatatatttatatatatatatatatatatatatacacatacacatattatgACAGGAATGCTACTGCATGGTTACTTGACTAACAGCCCAAGGGCCAAGTTTGTCCCAAGAATTACACTAAAACACGGCCGGAGAGTTCAGTTAAaacaaacttccatccatccatttctaccgcttgtcccgttcgggatcgcggggggtgcaggagcctatctcagctgcattcgggcgaaaagcggagtacaccctggacaagtcgccacctcatcacagggccaacacagatagacaacattcacacactagggccaatttagtgttgccaatcaacctatcattgatatgttgattatacattcatgtcttttaaaactgactttgaaacaacgttgaaaaatagttgtatttttaaattgagacaatgtccaacattggatccacgttgttggttggaaaatgactaaatgtcaatggtcaaatcaacatcacaacctgacattgaataaacattgtcaaaaagcatgttgtttcaacgtatttgtgttggagaatattggttggaaaatgacccaaattcaaaggtcaaattcaaaatcaacattaaaacccaacattgattcaacatcatcaaaaagcatgttgtttcaatgttaggtttgagttgctcataaAGCTCTCTGGAAATgttgataaaaaattaaaaaataaacattacaaaaagatcctctagatcagtggtccccaacctttttgtagctgcggaccggtcaacgcttgtaaatttgtcccacggaccggggggttatggtttttttgtcataaagaaatacaatcatgtgtgcttacggactgtatccctgcagactgtattgatctatattgatatataatgtatatattgtgtttttatgttgatttaataaaaaatacaaacaatttttttatttattatttcttgtgcggcccagtaccaatcggtccacggaccggtaccgggccgcggcccggtggttggggaccactgctctagatgaCAGAGCTCAGCAAGATTGCTTTAGCATTTTGGTGCTGGTCCAACTTTAAGACACAACCCAATACAACTAGGGGTTCACGCAGGATGGCGAGCAGAAGGGACGCAGGCTGCGATGCTAGAATTCTGAGCAAACAGGAAAAATTAGCAAGTACCAAAATCTATGATTTATAGGTAAATACATTCCAAATTAACTTAACTGCTAGCGCAAGACTTAGCACACTAAATTTAAAATGCTAATCTTAGTGCGCTAATACAGTAGTTTACTGTTGTCAACTACCAACATATTATACCTGCAGACTTAGCTAAAAAAAGGTGCTAATTATTAACACGTGTCAGATCCTAAAATATGACTCAAAAGCCAAAAAGgtggcacgctaatgttagcatgctactcgTTAGCTTGTTTCAcgtaccaaatatatatatatatatactgtatatatgttgtaTACTTTCAAAATTTGGCATGCTACCTTAGGATGCTAACAGTTAAATTGTCAAAAACCAAAATATGTAACTTGCgtattcctggaaaaaaaagctAGCGTGCTAATAGTTAACCtgtgtcaagtagcaaaatatgactgaggtgtatgccaGGGAAAAAATTccgtagctaaaaaagctagcatgctttttttgtcaagtagcaaaatatgactGGGGTGTATGCCGGAAAAGTAccttagctaaaaaagctagaatGCTGACAGTTAACCtgtgtcaagtagcaaaatatgactgaggtgtatgctTAAAAAATACCATAGCTaaaaaagccagcatgctaacagttaacgtgtgTCGAGTACCAAAATAGGACTGGGGTGTATGCCTGAAAAAGTACCATAGCTaaagaagctagcatgctacCAGTTAACATGCgtcaaagtaccaaaatatgactgaggtgtatacctgaaaaTGTACTGTAGTtaaaacagctagcatgctaacagctaacatgtgtcaagtaccaaactaTGACTGAGGTGTAAGCCTGAAAAAGTACCGTAGCTAAAAAAGCCAGCATGCTACCAGTTAACATGCgtcaaagtaccaaaatatgactgaggtgtatacctgaaaatgtaccgtagttaaaaaagctagcatgctaacagttaacttgtgtcaagtagcaaaatatgactgaggtgtatgcctgAAAAAGTAccgtagctaaaaaagctagcatgctaacagttaacgtgtcaagtaccaaaagatgACGGAGGTGTATAACTGAAAAAAATACCATAGCTAATAAAGATCGCATGCTAACAGATAACATGTGTCAAGCAGCAAAATATGACTGAGATGTATGTCGAGGAAAAAATACCGTAGCTaaaaaagccagcatgctaacagttaacatgtgtcaagtatgactgaggtgtatgcctgaaaaacaaatgctagcatgctaatgttaaggcACATGTGCTTTGCGGTGAAAgggccacaataataataataataacaacagtaGGTTATGAGGTTATGTTTTTTATGCTGTCATCAATGCAGTTTTTCAACAAAAAGGGCACGTATCTCTGGAGTTTTTAACATGATATCAAAGAGAAAAGAGGAAGCATTGAGTTGAATAAAGTGTGTGGTGAGTGCACGTCACAGACTGTAGGAGTCCTCAGGGATGGCACCCAGGAGTTCGTCCAGGTCATCTACACAACAAGATGACGACATTTTTAAGAGATGAAACATCCAAACATGGATGTTTTTGGAAGATGCTTGCCTGCGTCCCAGCCTGGATCGTGCTGGACACTTTGTATTTGAGCTTGTCCTCCACCTCCCTCCTCGTCCTCCTCGTCAAACACCAGCTGCATGCCAGACATGTGCTGCTGGGGGACACCGGGGGACAACGTCGTCGGCTCCTGGACGGAAGAAGACGTGTCACatttcaacctttttttccaTAATAAGGACGCGTGCGACCCACCAGCACCAGCGGGGGGAGCGGGGTGACGGCCCCGTCGGGAGGGTAAATCCTGAGCAGGTTGTTGGGCGTCACGTTGAGGTAATGGTTGCGATGCGAGGGCGAGAACACGCTCACCTGTGAGAAAAGGCTCACTTGTTGTTGCCACGGCAACAGTACCTTAAAAGGTAATCAGGAGTCTCACTCGTTTCAGCAGCAGCACGGCGCCGACCTTAAGCTCTCCCAAGCGGTCCTCCAGGAGGCGGCGGTGCACTGTGCCCTGCATCTCGCCTTTCGCCAACACACAATAGGAAtttaaacattagcatgctcactTTTTAGCCAATGTTGCCACTGTACACCATCTCATATAGCGTGCGAAGGTGATGCGCACCTGTCGGATCTCTGAACACCGCCTTGGCGTCGGTGTGCGTGTGGTTGATGTTCTTCAGCAGCACCGCCATGTTCGGAACCTTGTTCTTGGCGAGCTGCTTCAGCGCGGCCTGTGAGGGGCGACGCCACAAGTCAAATAGCCGCAAAGAAGGACACTTGCCCCATCGGGCGGTGCGGGGGCGGGACCTTGCGGAGCACCATGACCACGCTGTAGGAGCTCAGGAAGCACGACGGGTTCCGCTCGTCCAAGCCCGTCTCGGCCTTCATCGCCGCCCAGGCACCGCCACTGAACTCCTCCTCCTCCGTCTGCGagctgtcaacctttcacatcgGGTTACATCACAGTCAAAAATGTAGCAtaggtaatatatgctaacaatagcaggcTAACTTGTTTTAGCCAATTTTGACACTAACagataacatgtgtcaagtaccaaactatgtctgaggtgtatacctggaaAAATAccatagctaaaaaagctagcatgctaacagttaacatgtgtcaagtagcaaaatatgactgaggtgtatgcctgAAAAGTAcagtagctaaaaaagctagcatgctaacagttaacaggtATCAAGTACCCAAATATGACTtaggtgtatacctgaaaaagtactgtagctaaaaaaagctagcatgctaacagttaatctgtgtcaaataccaaaatatgactgaagtgtatGCCTGAAAAAGTAccatagctaaaaaagctagcatgctaccaGTTAATCtgtgtcaagtagcaaaatatgactgaggtgaatGACTGACCCAAAATACCGTAGCTAAAAAAAAGACAGCATGCTACCAGTTAatctgcgtcaagtaccaaaatatgactgaggtgtatgcctaAAAAAGTACcatagctaaaaaaagctagcatgctaacagttaacatgtgtcaagtagcaaaatatgactccagtgtatacctgaaaaagtactgtagctaaaaaaagctagcatgctaacagttaatctgtgtcaactaccaaaatatgactgaggtgtatgcctgACAAGAAATATTgtcgctaaaaaagctagcatgctaacagttaacatgtatcaagtaccaaaatataacttAGGTGTATGCCTGAAAAAGTACcgtagctaaaaaaaaattagcatgctaacagttaatctgtgtcaaataccaaaatatgactgaggtgtatacctggacAAATAccgtagctaaaaaagctagcatgctaacagttaacatgtgtcaagtagcaaaatatgactgaggtgtatgcaTGAAAAAGTActgtagctaaaaaagctagcatgctaacagttaacaggtatcaagtaccaaaacatgaCTGGGGCGTATGCCTGAAAAAGTACCGtagctaaaaaaaatagcatgctaacagttaatctgtgtcaaataccaaaatatgactgaggtgaatGCCTGACCCAAAATACTGTAGctataaaaagctagcatgctaccaGTTAatctgtgtcaagtaccaaaatatgactgaggtgtatgccatacaccttagtcataactTAGTACTCATTTATCATTGTTGTATtccattttattgattttttttttttacttaatgtgtttttaattatatttaataaaaaaaatgattactttattttataattgtaacTATTTTTCATGCTTTTAATTGAATAACTTTATATTGTTTTATGTGCAGCACTCTGGAAACAGTTTGTTAATGGTgatgtataaataaagtggatttagATTTACGTGACACATGCAAACAGTCAGCATGTGACGCGTGTCACACCGATTGAAAAATGAGGAACTCAGAATTCCACaggctttttttattttactgtattgtggcctaaaatgcctgaatttgcggGAATaaattgcaatgttttgaggcttaatttttttcattaacattgaagaattttttttttcattcatttatttatttatttcaggcaatgacataaaaaagtacaaagttgacaacacataataatatcaattaatatagtgcaaaaggtaatgtatagtatgtaatcaacttgtgatttggtgtatttttgtcaatgtttaaagtgttccttgtaactttaacctaaaaaagcacaggatttatttactttatttattttgaatgcattacaaaaaaaatccatccgtcgtcatgtctttcatgattgtgaacgataggcaaaatttcaaaagaagtgcagttcctttAAATAACTTACTGCAAATTAATATTGCTTCCAAATATCAATTatcagcctccttgactactaataatcagcaTCAATATTGGCTTTGAAAAAAAACCTGCATCTGTCGCTCTGTAGTAACAAAAGAATACCTTCTCATCCATAATAAAAGCGTccattacaaacacacacatactttGTGCGGCCACAGAAGCATCAGTGTCACATCAAGAGCCACAATAGACATGGCATTGTCTGATAAGTCCTCTGGATGGTCGACAAATAACAAACCCCCATGACGGATGGCCAGTGAAGGGCCAGTGTGCGGACATGACAGACAAAATAGCACCTGTCATAGTCGCGCGTGAAGCTAACTGCTGAAGACGTGAGATTTGACCAGGACCTAAACTATCATGTCTGCCAGCGTTCTCGTGAGGAGAACCTGAACGTTACTGTACAATGACAGCTTTATGCAGCAGCGCGAAgaaagtgtgacgtcaggctctctGTAGCCTGCTTTTAATTGCATACATGGGAGTTACAGAGGTAAAAAGTCTCCAAACACAAGCACAGTCTCCAAcaacaccagaaatagatgctgGATTTGCTGCCAgttgttttataaataaaaagtGACTTGGAGAAATCTctagaaaaaaaaattctcaacaaaCTACATTGCATAACAAGCAGCAACATTTGAAAAACAGCACTAAAAATATATTAATACTATAATTAATAACTtttgtttaaatgtttaaatgtatacattgttttgcctttttaaagaaaatgtatgcattatagcAAAAAATtgtgatgtcatattgaccacgcctcTACCAttacaggtatcttggcaatctaggggaaacccttaaaaagtaaaaatatttagTGAAACCTCTATTcagaaacttaattggttcttgaacatggtttgtaaatggaaaagtttgtatagtgaagaaaATGTCACCATAAGAAACAATCTTAATATGAATAATGCGTTCCAGCCTTgagaaaagtccatattttagtgaaggtttgtacactttgaacacaatataaagtgctatacagtactgtatcagTCATAACAAGGTGGTGATTAATCAACTTTTTCTTTAATAAcaagctaaaacaacaacaagcttaactttcctgtatgcgctgctctgccaacacacgtctctttggtgccctcacaaacaatcagaaagcACAAAAATCCTTAACGTCAACAACcccattgctacaataataaactttaaaaaaaagtaaaatccacttacagtACATTGACATTGTCAAAGCGGGAGCTCACAAGCAAACAGAGAGGGAGGGCTCGTGTGTGTGCTCTTGGAAGATTTGCGGCTGAACGAGAGGTAGTCTTCTCCACCGCTATGAAATAAGTCCGCTTTGAAATCTTCCAGTAAAGTcagttctcatcacaattaaaaacttccTGTAGTACAAAGCCTGCTTTTTCAATCTCTTCAATACAAGCacgcacaaaatgaatgaatgaagcattCGTACACACTTTGTTCGCAGAGGCATATATGGCCCGATCGAAAAGTTTGTAAACAgaaattgattgagacttttactagtagattgcacagtacagtacatattccgtacaattgaccactaaatggtaacacccgaataagtttttcaacttgtttaagtcggggtccacgttaatcaattcatggaaaagtttgcaaataggaggggtttgtaaatcgaggttccactgtatgtatgtatttcacatggttttctgcatTTTTACAATTATtctttataaaatgtgttttgtcttCATATTTTGGGGTGTCTGAAAAAAATTAATTGGATTTACTTTATTTCTTAGGGGAAACATTGATTTGGTTATCAAACAATTTAAAGTACTGTACTACTAAAATATTTGGTAAATAAACTGGTAGTTCAAAagtcacatttgtggtatcaatgAGTACATGAGTTAGTAGTATGTGAGATTATCATGAGGATTATTACATACGTGGTCTGGAAGGCGGGCCTTCACGCCGTGAGCGGGAGTTTGAGGAACAGACACGACAACCTCATCCAGACTTTGACCGTGTGGCTAAAAAAAAGAGGAATCAAACATCAATAGTTGTTTGGTGCGAGTGGAAGACAAGGAAGGACCACCTGCTCTGGAAGAAGTCCCGCGGGGCCCGGAAAGCGTCGCGTTCTGGGCTGGTGTGGCTCGGAGCGAGGCCTCTTCCTGAACACCTTGCTGGAGGCGGACACCAGCTGGACCAGGCGATTGGTGAGGACCGGCGTGCTGAGGGGGTGTGGGCTGAAGGCAGGGGACAGCGAAGAAACCGTTTCAAAGAGGCTGCGGGCCGGGGAGGGTCTCGGGGTGGCTGCGTGATGAGGCCTGTTGAAGGTCCTGGGAAGAGGGCTGGGGGAAGGCGAGGACACAGTGAGACCCGGGAAAACAGCAGGACTCTGCGGCAAGGCCGGGCGGGAGAAAGTTCCTGGGGTGTTCCACGCTGCCTGATGAGGCTTGTTGAGGGTCCTGGAAGGGTGGATGGGGCCAGGCGAGGACACAGTGAGACCCGGGAAAACTGTAGGACTCTGTGGAAGGACAGGGCGGTGGTACAGAGGGGCTACACTTGGACTAGATGTCGAGATTGGCATTCTTTGGGTCCCTCCAATGGTTAGAGGCCGCAGCGTTTGGACTATGGGGACTGGTGCCAAGGACCCCACTTGACGATCACACTCCTCCAAATCTGCCAGGTCTACATCCCAATCATCAAAGTCATCCTGGACCACGGGGGGATTCTGGTGCGCCCCCCAGCCCAGTGCCGAGTGGGGCTCAGGTGCATGTGAATTGGGGGGGCGAGCCTCGACGATGGAGGAGAGCTTCCTCAAACTCGGAGCAACAGTTTCTGAGGAGGCGCTTGATGCCGAGCAAGGACGGAGGGACGCTGGACTCGCTCTGCTTGGCTGGAGGTTTGTACCAGACTCTCTGAGGCCCTCAGAGAGGGCACACGGGGTGGTTGGGGGTCGGACAGCCCACTCTGACGCCAGCAGGTCCTGTTATACAAAGAAAAAACACGACGCAGTAAAGCACAGACTGCCAAAGTGTGAGGCACCACCCACTTTTGGGGGATTTATTTTTATCATCAGCGTGTATGCTAACTTTGAACGCTAAGACACAAGCATgccataaaaacagtttaaatatTTCTGAAacacactgtatatactgtatatgtatattaatataaacataacatCAGTCAAAACTTTGAAAACTCATGTTTCAATACATTTTACACAACTTACTGAtctctaaggctgaaacgacgatcggttacgtaaatacgttgacgccgtttttgtgcgtcgatgcgtcgcatatttacgtcacactaccgtcatggcggagcgcaaagcagacgatgcgagcgaggggaaaaaagcacgccaaaagtcgtcaaaagtgtgagagtatttcaataaacggcctaataatgttgtagcggcgaacagctgtctcgtcagctgacgcgcgagctcgcaaccgtggctgctgagcaaccagccaaaccccacttaataaaattatatttttatcttagagcacatccgcatccctattcacctaggcaaccccaggaaatgtatataattcggcattatttcggccagtcggcttatatgatcagaaccgatcagtttacgttcacgcgcaggtataacgcggcgaactgccgtctcatctgctggtgcgcgagcccggtaattagaccgctgtgtcaaatcaaggagtacaaaagacgccagcgcagagtggaaaaaggtttagttcgttacagaaaacccagagttgtgccaaaagtgtaccaaaaccaatagctgaacggacagccggtaagattgcactttagttctctttgtgggtgtggcgcacctgttgcgctggtgagatggggggtgcggggggggggggggggggtgcatgtagcgtgcttagtctggaggctaaatacacacggtgttttgtgtagctgttgtttagtaaggaagtgttgatattctttgcttagtttgataaatgttggagcagtttgcttcatcaggagggtgaagtcgctcaacttaaagtgttggatcattggctgctggtgagggcatagaaaaaggggcattttctaccagtagacagcgtttaagattgagtgtttcactgctaatttaataatacatttatattgaatatggattttaaatatgtatctaaataggtggttaattggttaggtatttatgaatttgcatattgggttttctgttgcatttatctattgtgtttctgggtttaaatgtattttatatgtatcttggtgcctttatgttgagacaatttatttaaaatctgttttaacttaaaagggaaaagatgtgtccattttcttgcacttgtttaatggttaagagtttgattgcctaattaatcattgtaaattatgggattgataattgattgattttttacagcatgttaatcttgtggtgttttgtccttaaaggtttttcacctactaaagaagctaaaggctactaaagaagctaaaggctactaaaggctactaaagacagctaaagaaactaaagtctactaacactgc contains:
- the hrob gene encoding homologous recombination OB-fold protein — protein: MPAMSCKLSGLFSIGEDFDDEDLLASEWAVRPPTTPCALSEGLRESGTNLQPSRASPASLRPCSASSASSETVAPSLRKLSSIVEARPPNSHAPEPHSALGWGAHQNPPVVQDDFDDWDVDLADLEECDRQVGSLAPVPIVQTLRPLTIGGTQRMPISTSSPSVAPLYHRPVLPQSPTVFPGLTVSSPGPIHPSRTLNKPHQAAWNTPGTFSRPALPQSPAVFPGLTVSSPSPSPLPRTFNRPHHAATPRPSPARSLFETVSSLSPAFSPHPLSTPVLTNRLVQLVSASSKVFRKRPRSEPHQPRTRRFPGPAGLLPEQPHGQSLDEVVVSVPQTPAHGVKARLPDHVDSSQTEEEEFSGGAWAAMKAETGLDERNPSCFLSSYSVVMVLRKAALKQLAKNKVPNMAVLLKNINHTHTDAKAVFRDPTGEMQGTVHRRLLEDRLGELKVGAVLLLKRVSVFSPSHRNHYLNVTPNNLLRIYPPDGAVTPLPPLVLEPTTLSPGVPQQHMSGMQLVFDEEDEEGGGGQAQIQSVQHDPGWDADDLDELLGAIPEDSYSL